From Acinetobacter sp. ASP199, the proteins below share one genomic window:
- a CDS encoding phosphotransferase family protein has protein sequence MAVIDVGGKVREGEELDVHAVGNWLIENGENIEGPVEVTQYSGGASNWTYRLKYSNTDLILRRPPTGTKAKSAHDMAREYHVQRALADHYPVVPEMLLLCQDESVIGCDFYVMKRIEGIIPRANLPKELNFSEAQVRELCINVIDKLIELHQVPYQGTELEKLGKGEGYCRRQVEGWDSRYDKAKTINVPSFKYVRNWLKDNIPADSKTCVIHNDWRFDNVILDPDNPTQVIGVLDWEMATLGDPLMDLGSALAYWVEETDNAIFKATRRQPTNLKGMFTRKEVVDYYLEKTGLQPENWTFYEVFGIFRLAVIAQQIYYRYYHKQTNNPAFKDFWVVIHALHIRALKLIGKQKIEANDLAQKYMNKFKELMPK, from the coding sequence ATGGCAGTCATTGATGTCGGTGGAAAAGTTCGTGAGGGTGAAGAACTGGATGTCCACGCTGTAGGAAACTGGCTGATTGAGAACGGTGAAAATATTGAAGGTCCTGTTGAAGTCACCCAATATTCTGGTGGTGCTTCGAACTGGACTTATCGTCTGAAATACAGCAATACCGACTTAATTCTGCGTCGTCCACCAACAGGTACTAAAGCCAAATCTGCACATGACATGGCACGTGAATATCATGTACAACGCGCACTGGCTGATCATTATCCGGTCGTTCCGGAAATGCTGCTGCTATGCCAGGATGAATCAGTGATTGGCTGTGATTTCTATGTGATGAAACGCATTGAAGGCATTATTCCACGCGCAAACCTGCCTAAAGAGCTGAACTTCAGCGAAGCTCAGGTGCGTGAACTGTGTATCAATGTCATCGATAAACTGATCGAGTTACATCAGGTCCCTTATCAAGGTACTGAGCTGGAAAAGTTAGGCAAAGGTGAGGGCTATTGCCGACGTCAGGTAGAAGGTTGGGATAGCCGTTATGACAAAGCTAAAACAATTAATGTGCCTTCATTTAAATATGTGCGTAACTGGCTAAAAGATAATATTCCGGCCGATTCCAAAACCTGTGTGATTCATAATGACTGGCGTTTTGATAATGTCATCCTGGATCCGGATAATCCAACTCAAGTCATTGGGGTGCTGGACTGGGAAATGGCAACCCTCGGTGATCCATTAATGGATCTCGGCTCAGCTTTGGCGTATTGGGTGGAAGAAACTGACAATGCAATTTTCAAGGCTACCCGTCGTCAGCCGACCAATCTAAAAGGGATGTTTACCCGTAAGGAGGTCGTGGATTACTATCTGGAAAAAACTGGATTACAGCCAGAGAATTGGACCTTCTATGAAGTATTTGGAATTTTCCGTTTAGCAGTAATTGCCCAGCAGATTTATTATCGTTACTACCATAAGCAAACCAATAACCCGGCATTTAAAGATTTCTGGGTGGTGATTCATGCACTGCATATTCGTGCCTTAAAGCTGATTGGCAAACAAAAAATTGAAGCCAATGATCTTGCTCAAAAGTATATGAACAAATTTAAAGAGTTAATGCCAAAATGA
- a CDS encoding histidine phosphatase family protein, whose protein sequence is MTTIYLIRHGQASFGAESYDQLSPNGELQAKLLGRYFDSILKEAPVVVAGSMQRHQQTAQLCLDECFPESELISNPAWNEFNHTQVFAKYEPRFNQPELLKEDVAQHANPRAYLSKIFEGAIERWTGGDYHHEYEESWPEFKNRVESALQNLCDELAKSKPRYAVVFTSGGVISVAAGKILGLSPNKTFALNLAIANTSMTTLRLVGNEPQLLSLNEHHFIKANQPELLTWI, encoded by the coding sequence ATGACCACCATTTACCTGATTCGACATGGCCAGGCATCTTTTGGAGCAGAAAGCTATGATCAGCTTTCTCCCAATGGTGAACTACAAGCCAAGTTACTCGGACGTTATTTCGACTCTATCCTTAAAGAAGCACCTGTTGTGGTGGCTGGATCAATGCAACGTCATCAGCAAACGGCGCAACTATGTCTGGATGAATGCTTTCCTGAAAGTGAATTGATTAGCAATCCTGCCTGGAACGAGTTTAACCATACTCAGGTCTTTGCCAAATATGAGCCGCGATTTAATCAGCCGGAATTATTAAAGGAAGATGTAGCACAGCATGCCAATCCTCGAGCGTATTTAAGCAAAATCTTTGAAGGGGCGATTGAACGCTGGACTGGTGGTGATTATCATCATGAATATGAAGAATCCTGGCCAGAATTTAAAAACCGGGTTGAATCTGCATTGCAAAATTTATGTGATGAACTGGCTAAAAGCAAACCGCGCTATGCCGTAGTGTTTACTTCAGGTGGTGTAATTTCTGTCGCAGCAGGGAAAATTTTAGGTTTAAGCCCCAACAAAACTTTTGCCTTGAACTTGGCGATTGCCAATACCAGCATGACGACTTTACGTTTGGTTGGTAATGAACCACAGTTACTCAGTCTGAACGAACATCATTTTATCAAGGCAAATCAACCAGAATTACTCACCTGGATCTAA
- a CDS encoding protein tyrosine phosphatase family protein, producing the protein MNEIETALCQINNFQFIHEHLFTSGQPTAEQLKLIKEYGISTIINVALTDAEPHLDHEDKICLELGLNYIQLPISWEMPSDDQCLLVLDMIDHLIKQQAVWVHCSRNHHVSSLMYLYRQYYMGMDLPTAQASLHQIWEPNDTWTGLLHAVALQLQGRKATEELKRAMINPDHFA; encoded by the coding sequence ATGAATGAAATTGAAACTGCACTCTGTCAAATCAATAATTTTCAATTCATCCATGAGCACCTGTTTACTTCAGGCCAGCCAACAGCAGAACAGCTCAAGCTGATAAAGGAATACGGAATCTCGACCATTATCAATGTAGCTTTGACCGATGCAGAGCCCCATCTGGACCATGAAGATAAAATCTGTCTGGAGCTGGGACTCAACTATATCCAGCTGCCAATTTCCTGGGAAATGCCATCCGATGATCAGTGTTTGCTGGTACTGGACATGATTGACCATCTGATCAAGCAACAGGCCGTTTGGGTGCACTGTAGCCGAAACCACCATGTCAGCAGCCTGATGTATTTATATCGCCAGTACTATATGGGCATGGATCTACCGACGGCGCAAGCAAGCCTGCATCAGATCTGGGAACCCAATGATACCTGGACCGGTCTACTGCATGCTGTTGCCTTACAGCTACAAGGCCGTAAAGCAACTGAAGAACTTAAACGGGCAATGATTAATCCTGATCACTTTGCATGA
- a CDS encoding LysR family transcriptional regulator: MQKIHNKNSIDLRSFHRIDINLYPLFVAIFEQKSISRAAQILSITQSAASHALQRLRQYLQDDLFVRTGKKMQPTPFAEQIYPEIKQALITIQNISMQHQQFEPTLVQNLKIAVHDEIEPMILPKLVAHFQRFNLDIQFMSIKLDRKNIVSDLATQQVDFVVDLEQPLGDKIQFELLDQDEFVVCTQQHQVTEKSYLASPHIGVSSRRTGILVEDLYLSRKQLSRQIFLRCQHYSTALQILQQHPSAMLTIPRNILSHLHIDESLKIFEVPVKLPKINMGMYWYKDLQENKRHQFLRSEINKIFA; the protein is encoded by the coding sequence ATGCAAAAGATTCATAATAAAAACAGTATCGATCTTCGCAGTTTCCATCGGATTGATATTAATTTATATCCACTTTTCGTAGCCATATTTGAACAGAAAAGTATTTCTCGCGCTGCACAAATCCTGTCGATTACCCAGTCTGCTGCCAGTCACGCCTTACAGCGTCTAAGACAGTATTTGCAGGATGACTTGTTTGTACGGACTGGCAAAAAAATGCAGCCAACGCCGTTTGCAGAACAGATTTATCCAGAAATTAAACAGGCCTTAATCACCATCCAGAATATCTCTATGCAGCACCAGCAATTTGAGCCAACCTTGGTGCAAAATCTGAAGATTGCTGTGCATGATGAAATCGAACCAATGATCCTGCCTAAACTGGTCGCACATTTTCAGCGTTTTAATCTGGATATCCAGTTTATGAGTATCAAACTGGACCGAAAGAATATTGTTTCTGATTTGGCGACTCAACAAGTTGATTTTGTGGTAGATCTAGAACAGCCCTTAGGCGATAAAATCCAGTTTGAATTGCTGGATCAAGATGAGTTCGTCGTCTGTACGCAACAGCACCAGGTCACGGAAAAAAGTTATCTCGCCTCTCCGCATATTGGTGTGTCTTCGCGCCGCACAGGCATATTGGTCGAAGACCTCTATTTAAGCCGCAAGCAATTATCCCGACAGATTTTCCTGCGTTGCCAGCATTACTCTACGGCATTACAGATTTTGCAGCAGCATCCGTCAGCGATGTTAACTATTCCCAGAAATATTTTGAGTCATCTACATATTGATGAAAGCCTGAAAATTTTTGAAGTTCCTGTAAAACTGCCGAAAATAAATATGGGAATGTATTGGTATAAGGATTTACAAGAAAATAAAAGACATCAATTTTTGCGAAGCGAAATTAATAAAATTTTTGCTTAG
- the lpxB gene encoding lipid-A-disaccharide synthase, protein MQKRKLKIGIVVGEVSGDTLGASLIRRFREQGIDAEFEGIGGPQMIAEGFKSYYPMDILSVMGIVEVLKDIRKLFAVRDGLVETWMKDPVDVFIGIDAPDFNLRLSKSIKQRQLPIKTVQYVSPSVWAWRQGRVHGIKASIDLVLCLFPFEKAFYQKWQVPAAFVGHPLASQLPLQNPLAEAKQELGLDPAQKYIALLPGSRRGEIERLGLLVLDAAQLLQQKHPEYTFLIPAINDARKQQIQALLQTYPASLQARIRLMENTGSDSKIGRQVMNAADIVALASGTATLEAMLLHRPMVTFYKLHWLTYRIVKLLVKIQYYSLPNIIAGKKVIRELIQSEATPENLAAEIEALMNVEAAQIQAMQHLTMHKQLLSGNSEDPVAAILELVK, encoded by the coding sequence TTGCAAAAACGGAAGCTTAAAATTGGAATCGTCGTGGGTGAAGTATCGGGAGATACCTTAGGCGCCAGTCTGATTCGTCGTTTTCGTGAGCAGGGCATTGATGCTGAATTTGAGGGCATTGGTGGTCCACAGATGATTGCAGAAGGTTTTAAAAGCTATTATCCAATGGATATTCTGTCAGTGATGGGGATTGTCGAAGTCTTAAAAGATATTCGTAAGCTGTTCGCTGTACGTGACGGACTGGTGGAGACCTGGATGAAAGATCCGGTCGATGTGTTTATCGGCATTGATGCACCAGATTTTAACCTGCGTTTGTCTAAGAGCATCAAGCAACGACAACTGCCGATCAAAACTGTCCAATATGTCAGTCCATCCGTTTGGGCATGGCGTCAGGGACGTGTACATGGCATTAAAGCCAGTATCGATCTGGTCCTGTGTTTATTTCCATTTGAAAAAGCTTTTTATCAAAAATGGCAGGTACCCGCTGCATTTGTCGGGCATCCATTAGCGAGTCAATTACCGCTACAAAATCCATTGGCTGAAGCAAAGCAGGAGCTGGGACTCGATCCTGCGCAGAAATATATTGCCTTACTGCCCGGCAGCCGCCGTGGAGAAATCGAACGCCTCGGACTATTGGTACTGGATGCTGCACAGCTTCTGCAACAAAAGCATCCTGAATATACCTTCCTGATCCCAGCCATAAACGATGCACGTAAGCAACAAATTCAAGCCTTATTGCAAACTTATCCGGCAAGCTTACAGGCCCGAATCCGTCTGATGGAAAATACCGGTAGCGATTCCAAAATCGGGCGTCAGGTCATGAATGCAGCGGATATTGTCGCTTTAGCATCGGGAACTGCAACATTGGAAGCAATGTTGTTACATCGTCCAATGGTGACTTTCTATAAGCTCCATTGGCTGACCTATCGCATTGTTAAACTTCTGGTGAAGATTCAGTACTATTCATTGCCAAATATTATTGCTGGCAAGAAAGTTATTCGTGAACTGATTCAATCTGAAGCTACACCTGAAAATCTTGCTGCCGAGATTGAAGCATTAATGAATGTGGAAGCAGCCCAGATTCAGGCGATGCAGCATCTGACCATGCACAAGCAGCTGCTTTCAGGAAATAGTGAAGATCCAGTTGCTGCCATTTTAGAACTAGTGAAATAA
- a CDS encoding acyl-CoA dehydrogenase family protein, whose product MFELSARAQDYVERTRKFIKDEIEPIEAEFWSKVHEMNQGGDWTKWQWPQELENLKSKAKAAGLWNMFLPCPELGQGLSVNEYAHIAELSGRSLIAPTVFNCNAPDSGNMEVLWRYGSEEQKQQWLMPLLEGKIRSVFCMTEPAVASSDATNMQATAVVEGDEIVLNGRKWWSSGLGDPNAKIIIFMAHTPDETKDRHHQHSMVLVPVDTAGVKIERMLPVFGDYDAPHGHGEVSFDNVRVPVSNFIGGAGQGFEIAQGRLGPGRIHHCMRCIGAAEKSLELMIDRGMSRTAFGKEILKLGGNLERVAEARVAIDQARLLTLYAAYKMDTLGNMAALTEISAIKVVAPSVLEKVVDMAIQIHGGAGVSRDTPLTGFFAQARALRLADGPDEVHKGMIAKLELAKRGYSTRRKK is encoded by the coding sequence ATGTTTGAGTTATCAGCACGTGCACAGGACTACGTCGAACGCACCAGAAAATTTATTAAAGATGAGATTGAGCCGATTGAGGCAGAGTTCTGGTCAAAAGTGCATGAGATGAATCAGGGTGGAGACTGGACCAAATGGCAATGGCCACAAGAGCTGGAAAATCTAAAGTCCAAAGCCAAAGCCGCAGGATTATGGAATATGTTTTTACCTTGTCCTGAATTGGGCCAAGGACTATCAGTAAATGAATATGCACATATTGCTGAACTGTCTGGACGTAGTCTAATTGCACCAACGGTATTTAACTGTAATGCTCCAGATAGCGGCAATATGGAAGTATTATGGCGTTATGGTTCTGAAGAACAGAAACAACAATGGTTGATGCCGCTTCTTGAAGGAAAAATCCGCTCGGTATTCTGTATGACCGAACCTGCTGTCGCATCCAGTGATGCAACCAATATGCAGGCGACGGCGGTCGTTGAAGGTGATGAAATTGTTTTAAACGGCCGTAAATGGTGGTCATCTGGTCTGGGGGATCCGAATGCCAAAATTATTATCTTTATGGCACATACTCCGGATGAAACAAAAGACCGTCATCATCAGCATTCGATGGTTCTGGTTCCGGTCGATACAGCCGGCGTTAAAATCGAGCGCATGCTACCTGTCTTTGGTGATTATGATGCACCGCATGGCCACGGCGAAGTCAGTTTTGATAATGTACGTGTTCCTGTTTCGAATTTTATTGGTGGTGCAGGTCAGGGCTTTGAAATTGCCCAAGGTCGTTTAGGCCCAGGTCGTATTCATCACTGTATGCGTTGTATTGGCGCAGCAGAAAAATCTCTGGAACTAATGATTGACCGTGGCATGAGCCGGACAGCATTTGGTAAAGAGATCCTCAAACTGGGAGGGAATCTGGAACGTGTTGCAGAAGCACGGGTGGCGATTGATCAGGCTCGATTATTAACCTTGTATGCTGCCTATAAAATGGATACTTTAGGGAACATGGCGGCTTTGACAGAAATTTCTGCAATTAAAGTCGTTGCGCCAAGTGTGCTGGAAAAAGTCGTCGATATGGCGATCCAGATTCACGGTGGTGCAGGCGTTTCCCGTGATACGCCATTGACCGGGTTCTTTGCCCAGGCACGTGCCTTACGTTTAGCGGATGGTCCAGATGAAGTGCACAAGGGTATGATTGCAAAATTAGAGCTGGCAAAACGTGGTTATAGTACGCGTCGCAAAAAATAA
- a CDS encoding sulfite exporter TauE/SafE family protein, producing MFGPIEFIVAGVLVGFCVGITGVGGGSLMTPILITLLKVEPHIAIGTDLLYAAISKFCGSMVHAKKMNIVWPIVIWLAIGSIPASLVTHWVLENYLSQSTHYKTTLTMVLGFMLTLTGISIVFRASIEKFFNKYRKQELPDMTQDLEKVDFKCSKKRALIIFMGIVLGVFVTLSSVGAGAFGIMALILMFPNLPMIRIIGSDVVHAVLLTLVAGLGHMSAGNVDFTLLGWLLVGSIPAIVIGTLISSRMPEKIIRKILGVTLFCLGMNFMLNPVKSKPAQPAQPELVTEAEKSRAI from the coding sequence ATGTTTGGTCCGATTGAATTTATTGTAGCAGGTGTTTTAGTAGGTTTCTGTGTCGGGATCACCGGCGTTGGTGGCGGTTCATTAATGACTCCAATCCTGATTACCCTGCTGAAAGTCGAACCACACATTGCCATTGGTACCGATCTACTTTATGCCGCAATTTCCAAGTTCTGTGGCTCAATGGTGCATGCGAAAAAAATGAATATTGTCTGGCCGATTGTCATCTGGCTGGCTATCGGCAGTATTCCTGCATCTTTAGTCACTCACTGGGTACTGGAAAATTACCTGAGTCAATCGACGCATTATAAAACGACGTTGACGATGGTCCTCGGCTTTATGTTGACCCTGACCGGTATTTCTATTGTTTTCCGTGCTTCAATTGAGAAGTTCTTTAATAAATACCGTAAACAAGAACTGCCAGATATGACTCAGGATCTGGAAAAGGTCGACTTTAAATGTAGTAAAAAACGCGCTCTGATTATTTTCATGGGGATCGTACTGGGTGTGTTTGTGACCTTGTCTTCAGTAGGTGCAGGGGCATTCGGTATTATGGCATTAATTCTGATGTTCCCCAATTTGCCGATGATTCGTATTATCGGTTCTGACGTGGTGCATGCCGTACTTCTAACTTTAGTCGCAGGCCTGGGCCATATGAGCGCGGGTAATGTAGACTTTACTTTGTTAGGCTGGCTATTAGTGGGTTCTATTCCTGCAATTGTGATCGGTACTTTGATCAGTTCACGTATGCCTGAGAAAATTATCCGTAAAATTCTAGGTGTTACCCTGTTCTGTCTAGGGATGAACTTTATGCTAAATCCAGTCAAATCCAAACCTGCCCAACCGGCTCAGCCCGAGCTGGTAACGGAAGCAGAAAAATCCCGGGCCATTTAA
- a CDS encoding 3-deoxy-7-phosphoheptulonate synthase, with protein MNTLQSNPISQSDIDDVNIQSMIPLVTPAQLKTELPLTENAYQTVLKGRETIRNILDGKDKRLFVVIGPCSIHDPEAAKEYAERLKVLNEKVKDSLYLVMRVYFEKPRTTIGWKGLINDPDMNDSFNIEKGLRLGRKLLLELNEKGLPCATEALDPNSPQYYQDLISWSAIGARTTESQTHREMSSGLSSPVGFKNGTDGGLTVATNAMQSVKHGHSFLGLNDQGQVAVIRTSGNPYAHVVLRGGNGKPNYDAGSVAEAETALAKAKVSTKIMIDTSHANSNKDPYLQPLVLKNITEQIIDGNKSIVGIMVESHLKGGRQDIPANLCDLEYGKSVTDGCIDWETTEKALLDMHEALKDVLPNR; from the coding sequence ATGAATACACTACAGTCAAATCCTATTTCACAATCAGATATTGATGATGTGAATATCCAAAGCATGATTCCTCTTGTAACTCCAGCGCAATTAAAGACTGAGTTGCCTTTGACTGAGAATGCTTATCAAACCGTACTGAAAGGTCGTGAAACGATTCGCAATATTCTGGATGGCAAAGATAAACGTCTTTTTGTTGTGATTGGTCCATGTTCAATTCATGACCCTGAAGCTGCCAAAGAATATGCTGAGCGCCTGAAAGTGCTGAACGAAAAAGTAAAAGACAGCCTGTATCTGGTCATGCGTGTTTATTTTGAAAAACCACGTACCACGATTGGCTGGAAAGGCCTGATCAATGACCCAGACATGAATGACTCGTTCAACATTGAAAAAGGTCTGCGTCTTGGCCGTAAACTTCTGCTTGAACTGAATGAAAAAGGTTTACCATGTGCGACTGAAGCACTTGATCCAAACTCACCACAGTACTACCAGGATTTAATTTCATGGTCAGCAATCGGTGCACGTACCACTGAAAGCCAGACTCACCGTGAAATGTCATCTGGCCTGTCTTCACCAGTAGGTTTCAAAAACGGTACTGATGGCGGTTTGACTGTTGCAACCAATGCCATGCAATCCGTAAAACACGGCCATAGCTTCCTCGGTCTGAACGATCAAGGTCAGGTAGCAGTTATTCGTACTTCAGGTAACCCGTATGCTCACGTGGTACTTCGTGGTGGTAATGGCAAGCCTAACTATGATGCGGGTTCTGTTGCAGAAGCTGAAACTGCATTGGCAAAAGCAAAAGTAAGTACCAAGATCATGATTGACACCAGTCATGCCAACTCGAACAAAGACCCGTACTTACAACCATTAGTGCTGAAAAACATCACTGAACAAATTATTGATGGAAATAAATCAATTGTTGGTATTATGGTAGAAAGTCATCTTAAAGGTGGTCGTCAGGATATCCCGGCTAACCTTTGTGATCTGGAATACGGCAAATCAGTAACTGATGGCTGTATCGACTGGGAAACGACTGAAAAGGCATTACTTGATATGCATGAGGCGTTAAAGGATGTTTTACCAAATCGCTAA
- a CDS encoding AraC family transcriptional regulator has protein sequence MDALSKIFDDIHLAKSEYIYLNVYHPYRLTYRHEPSMLAYVILHGQAQLSFEDSEHVITLQQGDLVLLPSAKAHQLHCPNHLEMTENSPINRFFASHSQQSIDLGQVQPQRSFILAIRSKMDIQMARPLIASLPDYLHIQHILSDSAPEWLQIGLQFLALETQHTRPGRDRILDHLVSILLIECVRDYILNAQHASSWLNALSHPELSSALAAIHGQPEQSWTVENLAEQCHMSRSKFAQLFTQVVGEPPLAYLQQHRMRLAARYLRDGLLTVQQIAHRVGYSSETAFSQSFKKQFELTPSQYRQQHQDH, from the coding sequence ATGGATGCGCTTAGTAAAATTTTTGATGACATACATTTAGCCAAATCAGAATATATCTATCTGAATGTCTATCATCCTTATCGACTAACATACAGGCATGAACCGTCTATGCTGGCCTATGTGATTTTGCATGGACAGGCACAGCTCAGCTTTGAAGATTCAGAGCATGTCATTACCTTACAGCAAGGCGATCTGGTTCTGCTTCCTTCGGCCAAAGCGCATCAGTTGCATTGTCCCAATCACCTGGAAATGACAGAAAATAGTCCAATTAACCGTTTTTTTGCTTCGCATTCCCAGCAAAGTATTGATCTTGGTCAAGTCCAGCCACAACGCAGCTTTATCCTGGCGATTCGTTCGAAAATGGATATCCAGATGGCGCGACCGCTGATTGCCTCTTTGCCAGACTATCTACATATCCAGCATATTTTAAGTGATTCAGCCCCGGAATGGTTACAGATCGGTTTACAGTTCCTGGCTTTAGAAACTCAACATACGCGTCCGGGCCGTGACCGTATTCTTGATCATCTGGTCAGTATTTTACTCATTGAGTGTGTACGGGATTATATTTTGAATGCCCAGCATGCCTCCAGCTGGTTGAATGCCTTAAGCCATCCTGAACTTTCCAGTGCTTTAGCTGCCATCCATGGTCAGCCTGAACAGAGCTGGACCGTTGAAAACCTGGCTGAACAATGCCATATGTCCCGTTCCAAATTTGCGCAGTTGTTCACCCAAGTGGTCGGTGAACCGCCTTTGGCTTATCTGCAACAGCATCGGATGCGTCTGGCAGCACGTTATTTAAGAGATGGCTTACTGACCGTACAGCAGATTGCACACCGTGTGGGTTATTCTTCAGAAACTGCCTTTAGTCAGAGCTTTAAAAAGCAATTTGAACTGACCCCGAGCCAGTATCGTCAACAGCATCAGGATCATTAG
- a CDS encoding thermonuclease family protein, whose protein sequence is MLHLSTSWQIVLGLVALCFSYYLLHKLVVFLQELFRPFKKGKKYWCRVRAVSDGDTLTCYRFNIRRSETRLRFAYVDAPESSQAYGKESQQLVAKMVKNRLVRVQITDIDRYGRCVGVIYRRRKNVNEELIKRGAAWVYEEYIRDKKHLSYLMSLQSNAKKNKKGLWRGTRPVRPSIYRKQKKS, encoded by the coding sequence TTGTTGCATCTCTCAACTTCTTGGCAAATTGTACTTGGCCTTGTGGCTCTATGTTTTTCCTATTATTTGCTGCACAAACTTGTGGTGTTTTTACAGGAACTGTTTCGTCCTTTCAAAAAAGGTAAGAAATACTGGTGTCGTGTACGAGCAGTCAGTGATGGCGATACCCTCACCTGCTATCGTTTCAATATCCGTCGTTCAGAAACCCGCTTACGCTTTGCCTATGTGGATGCACCTGAATCCAGTCAGGCCTATGGTAAAGAATCCCAGCAGCTAGTCGCCAAAATGGTCAAGAATAGACTGGTCCGTGTGCAAATTACCGATATCGACCGTTATGGCCGCTGTGTGGGTGTCATTTACCGACGTCGTAAAAATGTCAATGAAGAACTGATCAAGCGTGGTGCGGCTTGGGTATATGAAGAGTATATCCGTGATAAAAAACACCTTTCCTATCTGATGAGCTTGCAAAGCAATGCCAAGAAAAACAAGAAAGGGCTTTGGCGCGGCACGCGCCCGGTACGTCCAAGCATATACCGTAAACAGAAAAAATCCTGA
- a CDS encoding alkane 1-monooxygenase produces MNAPAKIKNIHLEQDAQLLKGRQLDKKRFGWLLSPGLPVIGMGILTGYHFGPKATKKVFAMGGPLLLHVIIPTLDALIGEDENNPSDDQIKALVKDPYYDRIVKLFIPLQIAANTFAAYVVSRPNVSLTDQVLLGISMGAINGVGVNTAHELCHRPNKSDHYWSHASLMPLAYNHFRIEHPYGHHKRVATPEDPASSKMGESFYKFWPRTVFGGLKSAIEIEKRRLQRKGLSFFSKENELFHGWGMSAAYHALMLKTFGKKIIPYTLTQTFYGISLFEIVNYIEHYGLKRAKTEDGKYQRTLPEHSWNNNNIVTNLFLYQLQRHSDHHAFPSRPFQALRNFEEAPVLPSGYATMLIPALLPPLWYKMMDKRVYQHYQGDLSKANILPSKHKQIFKKFGLQDNAA; encoded by the coding sequence ATGAATGCCCCTGCAAAAATCAAAAATATTCACCTGGAGCAGGATGCTCAGTTGCTGAAAGGTCGTCAACTAGATAAAAAGCGTTTTGGATGGTTGTTGAGTCCCGGTCTACCCGTTATTGGTATGGGTATTTTGACTGGCTACCATTTTGGCCCCAAAGCCACCAAGAAAGTTTTTGCCATGGGTGGACCTTTATTATTGCATGTCATTATTCCGACACTGGATGCCTTGATTGGCGAAGATGAAAATAATCCTAGCGATGATCAAATCAAGGCTTTGGTCAAAGATCCTTATTATGACCGTATCGTCAAACTGTTTATTCCTTTACAGATAGCGGCCAATACTTTTGCAGCTTATGTGGTTTCCCGACCAAATGTGTCATTGACTGATCAGGTTCTGCTGGGAATCTCGATGGGTGCCATAAACGGGGTTGGAGTGAATACTGCACATGAACTGTGTCACCGTCCGAATAAATCTGATCACTACTGGTCACATGCCAGCCTGATGCCTTTGGCTTATAACCATTTCCGCATAGAACATCCATATGGGCATCATAAACGGGTCGCAACGCCTGAAGATCCAGCCTCATCAAAAATGGGGGAATCCTTCTACAAATTCTGGCCACGTACGGTATTTGGTGGGCTCAAATCTGCAATTGAAATTGAAAAACGCCGTTTGCAGCGTAAAGGCTTAAGTTTCTTTAGCAAGGAAAATGAACTATTTCATGGCTGGGGTATGAGTGCTGCTTATCATGCCTTAATGCTAAAAACCTTTGGCAAGAAGATTATTCCATATACGCTGACACAGACATTCTATGGCATCAGCCTGTTTGAAATTGTCAATTATATTGAACATTATGGACTAAAGCGTGCTAAAACCGAGGACGGTAAATACCAACGTACCTTGCCTGAACACAGCTGGAACAATAACAATATCGTCACCAATCTGTTTTTGTATCAGTTACAGCGCCATTCAGATCACCATGCCTTCCCAAGCCGGCCGTTTCAGGCATTGCGCAATTTTGAGGAAGCACCCGTGTTGCCAAGTGGATATGCCACCATGCTGATTCCAGCTTTGCTACCACCGCTCTGGTACAAAATGATGGATAAGCGTGTGTATCAGCATTATCAGGGGGATTTGAGCAAAGCCAATATTTTGCCATCTAAACACAAGCAGATTTTCAAAAAATTTGGTCTACAGGATAATGCAGCTTAA